A portion of the Homalodisca vitripennis isolate AUS2020 chromosome 2, UT_GWSS_2.1, whole genome shotgun sequence genome contains these proteins:
- the LOC124354631 gene encoding NADH-ubiquinone oxidoreductase subunit 8-like, producing the protein MATLRLFNVCKSGQSFLKPVICSHVGQVRTNFKNVGYKEPSMEWNDITDRAAVTMFWTELVRGLGMTLGHMFKEPATINYPFEKGPLSPRFRGEHALRRYPSGEERCIACKLCEAICPAQAITIEAEERADGSRRTTRYDIDMTKCIYCGFCQEACPVDAIVEGPNFEFSTETHEELLYNKEKLLNNGDKWESEIASNIHADHLYR; encoded by the coding sequence ATGGCGACGTTAAGGTTATTCAATGTTTGTAAAAGTGGACAAAGTTTCTTGAAACCAGTGATTTGCAGTCATGTTGGTCAGGTgagaactaatttcaaaaatgttggtTATAAAGAGCCAAGCATGGAATGGAATGATATTACTGATAGGGCAGCTGTCACAATGTTTTGGACCGAATTAGTTAGGGGCTTGGGTATGACTCTAGGGCATATGTTTAAAGAGCCAGCAACTATCAATTATCCATTTGAGAAAGGTCCACTGAGCCCTAGATTTAGAGGTGAGCATGCTCTAAGACGCTATCCTTCAGGTGAAGAGCGTTGTATTGCCTGTAAGTTGTGTGAAGCTATCTGTCCAGCTCAGGCTATAACCATTGAAGCAGAAGAAAGAGCAGATGGAAGCAGGCGAACAACTCGCTATGATATTGATatgacaaaatgtatttattgtggaTTCTGTCAGGAAGCATGTCCAGTTGATGCCATTGTCGAAGGACCAAACTTCGAATTTTCAACAGAGACCCACGAAGAGCTATTGTACAACAAGGAAAAACTTTTGAATAATGGTGACAAGTGGGAGTCGGAAATAGCATCTAACATCCATGCAGATCATCTGTACCGTTAA